In Gimesia benthica, a single window of DNA contains:
- a CDS encoding RimK family alpha-L-glutamate ligase, translating to MKLAILSCSPRCYSTRRLREAAEHRGFKVKVLNTLKFAIDLKQAEPDLFFRQKSISDYDAVLPRVGASITYFGTAVVRQFEQMDIFCANTSAGITNSRDKLRSLQILSRHQIGIPQTTFVRDKKDVLPAIERVGGAPVVIKLLEGTQGIGVLLAESVKSAEAIIELLQNQKQNVLIQKFVAESKGRDIRAFVVGDRVVAAMRRVAQGQEFRSNVHRGGLTEPVVLDETYCKTAVRASQIMGLKVAGVDMLEGKDGPQIMEVNSSPGLEGIEKCTQLDIAGAIIDYIAAQVDFPEIDLRQRLTVSRGYGVTEIYIPEGSEYVGKTIQASGLRDKDINVLTLYRGTTVIPNPRSDRVLESNDRLLCFGKLDFMRDLIPAKTRRKRRPKVMDLPDLPVAEEVLSEAGHGASDASGTE from the coding sequence ATGAAACTGGCAATCCTGTCGTGCAGCCCGAGATGTTACAGTACGCGGCGGTTGCGCGAAGCTGCCGAACACCGCGGATTTAAAGTCAAGGTTCTCAACACACTCAAATTTGCCATCGATCTCAAACAGGCCGAACCCGACCTGTTTTTTCGACAGAAATCGATCTCCGATTACGATGCGGTCCTCCCACGTGTCGGCGCCTCGATCACCTACTTCGGAACCGCCGTCGTCAGGCAGTTCGAGCAGATGGACATTTTCTGTGCCAACACCTCGGCGGGTATTACCAATTCGCGCGATAAACTCCGTAGCCTGCAGATCCTCAGCCGACACCAGATCGGCATTCCGCAGACGACATTCGTTCGCGATAAAAAAGATGTGCTCCCCGCAATCGAACGGGTAGGGGGCGCACCGGTTGTCATCAAACTGCTGGAAGGAACGCAGGGGATCGGTGTATTGCTGGCGGAATCCGTGAAGTCCGCGGAGGCTATCATCGAACTGCTGCAGAACCAGAAGCAGAACGTGCTGATCCAGAAGTTCGTCGCGGAAAGTAAGGGACGCGATATCCGGGCGTTTGTGGTCGGGGATCGTGTTGTGGCTGCCATGCGGCGTGTCGCTCAGGGACAGGAGTTCCGCAGCAACGTCCACCGTGGCGGTCTGACCGAACCGGTCGTTCTCGATGAAACCTATTGTAAGACCGCAGTCCGGGCTTCTCAAATCATGGGTCTGAAGGTCGCCGGCGTTGATATGCTTGAGGGCAAAGACGGTCCCCAGATCATGGAAGTCAATTCCTCGCCGGGGCTGGAAGGGATCGAAAAATGTACCCAGCTGGATATCGCCGGTGCGATCATTGACTACATCGCTGCCCAGGTGGATTTCCCGGAAATCGATCTCAGGCAACGGCTCACCGTCAGTCGTGGATATGGCGTGACCGAGATTTATATTCCCGAAGGTTCTGAATATGTGGGCAAGACGATCCAGGCTTCGGGCCTGCGGGATAAGGATATCAACGTCCTGACGCTCTATCGCGGGACGACGGTGATCCCCAACCCCCGTTCAGATCGGGTACTGGAGTCCAATGACCGGCTGCTCTGTTTTGGAAAACTCGACTTCATGCGGGATCTGATTCCTGCTAAAACCCGTCGTAAGAGGCGGCCCAAAGTCATGGATTTGCCGGATCTGCCGGTGGCTGAAGAGGTGCTCTCGGAAGCCGGGCACGGAGCAAGCGATGCCTCAGGCACTGAATAA
- a CDS encoding ATP-dependent zinc protease family protein — protein MRKTLQSKKKQKSDPAVIGWREWISLPDLGIGLIKAKVDTGARSSSLHAYDLHRFERDQEEWIRFKVHPVQRRTHEVVEAEARIFEYRSVRSSSGKATMRPVIVTNIELLGFNWPVELTLANRDEMGFRMLLGREAFRQRFFVDAGKSYYGGKPPREKRT, from the coding sequence GTGAGGAAGACACTGCAGAGCAAGAAAAAACAAAAATCTGATCCCGCAGTCATCGGTTGGCGTGAATGGATCAGTCTTCCAGATCTGGGAATTGGCCTGATCAAAGCCAAAGTTGATACGGGAGCACGTTCCTCATCGTTGCATGCTTATGACCTGCATCGGTTTGAGCGAGATCAGGAGGAATGGATTCGCTTCAAGGTACACCCTGTCCAGCGCCGGACACACGAAGTCGTCGAAGCTGAGGCCCGCATCTTCGAATATCGCTCGGTTCGCAGTTCCAGTGGCAAGGCAACCATGCGACCTGTCATTGTGACCAATATCGAACTTCTCGGCTTCAACTGGCCCGTGGAACTGACGCTGGCCAATCGGGATGAAATGGGCTTCCGAATGCTGCTCGGACGCGAGGCGTTCCGTCAGCGTTTTTTTGTGGATGCGGGTAAATCTTACTATGGCGGTAAGCCTCCTCGAGAGAAACGAACCTGA
- a CDS encoding PDZ domain-containing protein — translation MNLQKSITSKGLLCLLTLFLIVNYESQAQESAPNAAPQSIDPNLSPRQKYAALMSEAHKARLNQHYSKYYKATLGVVATDASGPLAAHLTNGAPDWWTGVGTNLDGNPGYGVVIMHVAPGSPADKAGLMKYDIILSFGKHRLASVRQLNALLAKAQPGQNVTLSVIQVGEKGAVSKVNVTLGWAERINAPAGGNPPRTFTPQFPNAANFGNDDEYLANPKAPMQYQYAAPYEYAPKLNSSMPMDFEGSLSDK, via the coding sequence ATGAATCTGCAGAAGTCTATAACGAGCAAGGGCTTGCTTTGTCTTCTCACACTCTTTTTGATCGTGAACTACGAATCACAGGCGCAGGAATCTGCTCCCAATGCTGCTCCCCAAAGTATTGATCCGAATCTGTCTCCCCGCCAGAAGTATGCTGCTCTGATGAGTGAAGCACACAAAGCGCGATTGAATCAGCATTATTCGAAGTATTACAAAGCGACCCTGGGGGTTGTTGCCACAGATGCTTCCGGTCCTCTGGCCGCTCATCTGACAAATGGTGCACCCGACTGGTGGACTGGTGTCGGAACGAACCTGGATGGCAATCCGGGGTATGGTGTGGTCATCATGCATGTCGCTCCCGGCTCACCTGCCGACAAAGCAGGGCTGATGAAATACGACATCATTCTTTCGTTCGGCAAGCATCGTCTGGCTTCCGTACGTCAGTTGAACGCTCTTCTGGCCAAGGCACAGCCGGGGCAGAACGTGACCCTCTCTGTAATCCAGGTGGGAGAAAAAGGCGCTGTCAGCAAAGTCAATGTGACACTGGGTTGGGCCGAGCGGATCAACGCTCCTGCTGGTGGAAATCCTCCACGGACTTTCACTCCCCAGTTTCCGAATGCTGCCAACTTTGGTAACGATGATGAATATCTTGCCAATCCCAAAGCACCCATGCAGTATCAGTATGCGGCTCCTTATGAGTACGCTCCCAAGCTGAACTCTTCGATGCCCATGGACTTCGAAGGCAGCCTCTCTGATAAGTAA
- a CDS encoding arylsulfatase: MPSAPLERISQSLFGLTCLLLTLLLPLDPLSAAQRPNILLIVADDLGYSDLGCFGGEIETPQLDSLAKEGVRLTQFYNTGRCCPSRGSIMTGQYPHRVGLGHMTRNLNQRGYQGHLDDQAITIAQILQQGGYRTFLSGKWHLGTEDPTKHGFEEFYGTLVSAKTFWDVDHFTRLPATRDTHTYPKGEFYGTDALGDYAIDFMRMGRRNPDQPWFLYLAFNAPHFPLHAPKKEIEKYADRYHIGWDQIRQQRLTRMKKLGIVPEETKLSPRSRYWDWGEAEARVNPAWDSLPTDRRGDLARRMAIFAAMVDRLDQNVGRVLTSLRQNNELENTLIIFTSDNGACAEWDPFGFDIRSSRNNTLYWGDQLDRMGGLDTHHSVGSGWANASNTPWRLYKHYNHEGGIASPGIVHWPAGVKQSGKIIATPAHIIDIVPTLLEAAQVAYPESWDNIPTIPLPGRSLLPLLQGEPQSERTLYFEHQGNRAIREGRWKLAATRGGPWELYDVSRDRTELNDLAKAEPERVQQLARKWDQWAQENFVLPFPQDYRIDYLAPLQKP, translated from the coding sequence ATGCCCTCTGCTCCCCTGGAACGAATTAGCCAGTCTCTGTTCGGCTTGACCTGTCTGCTGCTGACACTGCTGCTCCCCCTGGATCCTCTGTCCGCAGCCCAGCGGCCAAATATCCTGCTGATTGTTGCCGACGATCTGGGATATTCCGACCTTGGCTGCTTTGGTGGTGAAATTGAAACACCGCAACTCGACTCGCTGGCAAAAGAGGGGGTGCGGCTGACTCAGTTCTACAACACGGGACGCTGCTGTCCTTCTCGCGGATCGATCATGACCGGGCAATACCCGCATCGCGTCGGACTGGGACACATGACTCGGAATCTGAATCAGCGTGGTTACCAGGGACATCTCGACGATCAGGCGATCACGATCGCCCAGATTTTACAGCAGGGTGGCTACCGCACGTTTCTCTCTGGTAAGTGGCACCTCGGAACAGAAGATCCGACCAAGCACGGCTTTGAAGAATTTTATGGGACGCTGGTCAGCGCCAAAACGTTCTGGGACGTCGACCATTTCACCCGTCTCCCCGCGACCCGCGATACGCATACTTATCCTAAGGGAGAGTTCTACGGGACAGATGCCCTGGGAGACTATGCCATTGACTTCATGCGGATGGGGCGACGCAATCCCGATCAACCCTGGTTCCTCTACCTCGCTTTCAACGCACCGCACTTCCCACTGCATGCCCCGAAAAAGGAAATCGAGAAATACGCAGATCGCTACCACATCGGCTGGGATCAGATCCGACAACAACGACTGACACGTATGAAAAAGCTGGGGATCGTACCTGAAGAAACAAAACTCTCGCCGCGATCCCGTTACTGGGACTGGGGAGAGGCCGAAGCACGGGTCAACCCGGCCTGGGATTCACTGCCGACTGACCGCCGCGGGGATCTGGCACGCCGAATGGCAATCTTTGCTGCGATGGTCGACCGTCTGGATCAGAATGTGGGACGCGTCTTAACCAGCCTGCGTCAGAACAACGAGTTGGAGAACACGTTGATCATCTTCACGTCAGATAACGGAGCCTGTGCAGAATGGGATCCGTTTGGCTTTGATATCCGTTCCAGTCGCAACAACACACTCTACTGGGGCGATCAGCTTGATCGCATGGGTGGCCTGGATACACATCACAGTGTCGGTTCCGGCTGGGCTAATGCCTCCAACACCCCCTGGCGTCTCTACAAGCATTATAATCACGAAGGAGGCATCGCCTCTCCAGGGATCGTCCACTGGCCTGCTGGTGTGAAGCAGTCCGGCAAAATCATCGCCACGCCCGCACACATTATCGACATTGTCCCCACCCTGCTGGAGGCAGCCCAGGTCGCATATCCGGAAAGCTGGGATAATATACCGACGATTCCCCTGCCGGGACGCAGTCTGCTGCCGTTACTTCAGGGGGAACCTCAATCCGAACGGACACTCTACTTCGAACACCAGGGAAACCGGGCGATTCGCGAGGGACGCTGGAAACTGGCCGCCACCCGGGGTGGACCCTGGGAACTGTATGATGTCTCCCGCGACCGGACCGAGCTGAACGATCTGGCGAAAGCGGAACCGGAACGGGTTCAGCAACTTGCCCGAAAGTGGGATCAGTGGGCACAGGAAAACTTCGTACTCCCCTTCCCTCAGGATTACCGCATCGATTACCTGGCACCGCTACAGAAACCGTAG
- a CDS encoding protocadherin translates to MRIFISLIAVTALSFVSADLSVAWARGFGGGGFHGGGGGGFRGGGGGGFGGGGGFGGGARNFSGGNFGGGNFGGGGRNFNGGNFGGGNLGGGNFDGSRFSNYGSRFDQPGRFNDKTGFDSNFMNSVRSGDRMNGDNLNRFNNGQFNRGNLNQLNGGRGLRNDGSLNMSNMNFNQRPTRQGLDNFLGLPSDAGHNAVTNSHPQVQDFTGRNTVNNSIANGSGSGNVYHGPNGGIAGEGSYTGPRGNTISGGGAIGPDGGHAAGGSITGNNGGSATGGRVVGPGGASAAGGRVVGPDGGSAAGGRVVGRDGGSAAGGRVVGPNGGGAAGGVVRRPGGGGTAGGIVHGPNGGYAAGFVHVPPSTRYYHGAVIRGGFYGWGMYYPGWYAAHPGVWYAPGWPAGYAWTVCTWGAMMDWFAWSNMQPVYYDYGNNVVYQDNSVYVNNQDVGTAEEYTQQASQLAQAGASADVSDQGKWMPLGVFALSPTGETKSDNVVELAVNKDGILRGNFTDTKTKKTQQIQGSVDKKTQRAAWTVGDDKNTVYDTGIYNLTKDEAPCWFTLARKRPSNG, encoded by the coding sequence ATGAGAATTTTTATCAGTCTCATCGCAGTTACAGCCCTGAGTTTCGTGTCGGCTGATCTGTCGGTTGCCTGGGCCCGCGGATTTGGTGGCGGTGGTTTCCATGGTGGTGGTGGAGGCGGTTTTCGCGGCGGCGGAGGTGGTGGCTTCGGAGGCGGAGGCGGCTTTGGTGGAGGTGCCCGTAATTTCAGCGGCGGTAACTTCGGTGGAGGCAATTTCGGGGGCGGCGGTCGAAACTTCAATGGTGGTAATTTTGGCGGTGGCAATTTAGGTGGCGGTAATTTTGATGGCAGCCGCTTCTCGAATTACGGAAGTCGCTTCGATCAACCTGGCCGCTTCAACGATAAAACCGGCTTCGACTCTAATTTCATGAACTCGGTCCGTTCGGGTGACCGGATGAATGGCGATAACCTGAACCGCTTCAACAACGGACAGTTCAACCGGGGTAACCTGAATCAATTGAACGGTGGCCGTGGTCTGCGTAACGATGGTTCGCTCAATATGAGTAACATGAATTTCAATCAGCGACCGACGCGTCAGGGCCTGGATAATTTTCTGGGGCTCCCTTCAGACGCCGGTCATAACGCAGTCACCAACTCGCATCCTCAGGTGCAGGACTTTACCGGCCGCAACACTGTGAACAACTCGATTGCTAACGGCTCTGGTTCCGGTAACGTCTATCACGGACCAAATGGTGGAATCGCCGGTGAAGGCAGCTATACCGGGCCGCGGGGAAATACTATTTCAGGCGGTGGAGCGATTGGTCCTGACGGTGGTCATGCCGCGGGCGGAAGCATTACGGGTAACAATGGTGGTTCTGCTACCGGCGGTCGCGTTGTCGGCCCCGGTGGAGCATCCGCGGCCGGCGGGAGAGTCGTTGGCCCCGATGGGGGCAGTGCTGCTGGCGGGCGCGTTGTCGGTCGTGATGGCGGCTCCGCTGCAGGCGGCCGGGTTGTCGGTCCCAATGGTGGTGGTGCCGCGGGCGGTGTTGTCCGTCGTCCTGGCGGAGGTGGTACCGCAGGTGGTATCGTCCATGGACCGAATGGCGGTTATGCTGCCGGCTTCGTGCATGTGCCTCCTTCGACACGTTACTATCACGGTGCTGTGATTCGTGGCGGTTTTTATGGCTGGGGAATGTATTATCCCGGCTGGTACGCTGCTCACCCCGGTGTCTGGTATGCTCCCGGCTGGCCGGCTGGCTACGCCTGGACGGTCTGTACCTGGGGGGCGATGATGGACTGGTTTGCCTGGTCGAACATGCAGCCGGTCTACTATGATTACGGGAATAACGTGGTCTACCAGGACAACAGCGTCTACGTCAATAATCAGGATGTGGGAACCGCTGAAGAGTACACTCAGCAGGCCAGCCAACTGGCTCAGGCCGGTGCTTCTGCGGACGTCAGTGACCAGGGGAAATGGATGCCGTTAGGGGTCTTCGCACTCTCACCGACGGGGGAAACCAAGTCGGACAATGTAGTCGAACTGGCTGTGAACAAGGATGGAATTCTGAGAGGGAATTTCACCGATACCAAGACCAAGAAGACACAGCAGATTCAGGGCTCGGTTGATAAAAAGACTCAGCGGGCAGCCTGGACTGTCGGCGACGATAAAAACACGGTCTACGACACGGGGATCTATAATCTCACCAAAGACGAAGCCCCCTGCTGGTTCACATTGGCAAGGAAAAGACCGAGCAATGGCTGA
- a CDS encoding YybH family protein — protein MNLSPHLARWGLFFSVLSAGLLLDCSVSSAQYQRTLVSGEAEAVEKAPAAETRSKPSAAEQAIRKVAVEFKKAFDAGNAEKVASFWAPEGEYVEASGMRLVGRPAIQKAYAAYFKANQKAQIQISVDSVRQIGDDLAIEEGRTMVAVPEGATDYSQYTATHVRQNGKWKMVSVKESNLIPPATQVNLKDLEWLIGSWEAEDVGVTLKTVYRWMPGNKFIERTFTAQTLSGDKPQVMGTQIIGVDPLTGDIMSWTFNTDGSHAIGIWAPVENGWVIESRGVTADGMLTSANNVITKIDKNGCRWQSVNRTVNGAELPDALEVVSRRQ, from the coding sequence ATGAATCTCTCTCCGCACCTGGCCCGCTGGGGGCTCTTTTTCTCTGTGTTATCTGCCGGTCTGCTGCTGGACTGTTCTGTATCGTCTGCGCAATATCAGCGGACCCTCGTCTCTGGTGAAGCGGAGGCTGTTGAGAAAGCACCCGCTGCTGAAACCAGGTCAAAACCATCGGCGGCCGAACAGGCCATTCGCAAAGTCGCGGTGGAGTTCAAGAAAGCATTTGACGCGGGGAATGCAGAGAAAGTCGCTTCCTTCTGGGCACCGGAAGGGGAATATGTGGAAGCCAGCGGCATGCGACTGGTAGGCCGCCCGGCGATTCAGAAAGCATATGCAGCGTACTTCAAAGCGAACCAAAAGGCACAAATTCAGATCTCGGTTGATTCCGTTCGCCAGATCGGTGATGACCTGGCAATTGAAGAGGGCCGCACCATGGTGGCAGTTCCCGAAGGGGCTACAGACTACAGTCAATATACCGCGACCCACGTCAGGCAGAATGGGAAGTGGAAAATGGTCAGCGTGAAGGAATCGAATCTGATTCCCCCGGCGACGCAGGTCAACCTGAAGGATCTGGAATGGCTCATCGGCAGCTGGGAAGCTGAGGATGTGGGGGTGACACTCAAGACCGTCTATCGCTGGATGCCGGGCAACAAATTTATCGAACGCACTTTTACTGCACAGACCCTGTCCGGCGATAAGCCGCAAGTGATGGGCACTCAGATCATCGGCGTGGACCCGCTTACGGGGGACATCATGTCCTGGACCTTCAACACCGATGGCAGTCATGCGATTGGAATCTGGGCTCCCGTGGAAAATGGATGGGTGATTGAATCGCGGGGCGTGACTGCAGACGGCATGCTGACCAGTGCCAACAATGTCATCACCAAAATCGATAAAAACGGCTGCCGCTGGCAATCTGTGAATCGAACAGTGAATGGTGCGGAACTGCCCGATGCACTCGAGGTTGTTTCCCGACGACAATAG
- the mprF gene encoding bifunctional lysylphosphatidylglycerol flippase/synthetase MprF: protein MLHRLKQLAPLLVITIFVGAIWLLVRELKHYNIHDIRSAVEQIPAWRLWAAGGLTVLNYVLLIGYDYLAVRAIQHPLSLGKISLASFTGFVTSYNFGALLGGTSVRYRLYSAWGLTAMEILQLILMLGTTYWVGVFALAGVVFLSRPFPIPASLHLPFSSVQPLGGILLAVAIVYASLTLIRKSPIRVKGIELRLPSTRMTLLQLAVSAGDLLLVAAIVYTLLAHNLTIGYGEFLGIFLMATVTVVLSHVPGGVGVFELVILTLVASPSSAQILAGLLVFRVIYYLIPLFFAVILMGLHELSLNRGLAQRTLQQANRWSAAIAPLILSWCTLLAGAVLLFSGATPIVTARLGYLQQTLPLPLVEISHFLGSLIGAALLVLARGLQRRLDSAWWLITGLLSLGILVSLLKGFDYEEAILLGIILLALLLSRRQYYRKGTLIHDRFSLPWAATILSIVLCSLWLGLFAYRNIEYSHELWWAFTIKGDASRFMRGSIGAISVVLLFSFAKLTSAQRPQAHPPTTDELALVRQLVTASPVTSTRLALLGDKSLLFNPQQTAFIMYGIQKRSWISLGDPVGAEADRAELVWQFRELVDLYDGWPVFYQIRPENLSIYLDQGLTILKLGEEARVPLTEFELSGGKRRKLRQAINHCEQAECEFTIIPREQVPAILPELKRISDDWLQSKSTKEKGFSLGYFDETYLSQFPIAVVKQRGTIIAFTNILEGADKEELSADLMRYDQTAPPGVMEYLFVKLMLWGQTEGYAWFNFGMAPLSGIESRPLSPVWNRTANLIFRYGDHFYRFEGLRSYKEKFDPVWTPKYLAAPGGLALPQILRDLVALISKPHTDSIRRSHDGPLG from the coding sequence ATGCTGCATCGCCTTAAACAACTCGCTCCGTTGCTGGTGATTACCATCTTTGTGGGAGCCATCTGGCTGCTGGTCAGGGAGCTGAAACATTACAACATCCACGATATCCGCTCGGCTGTGGAGCAGATTCCCGCCTGGCGACTCTGGGCAGCCGGGGGCTTGACAGTTCTCAATTACGTCTTGCTGATCGGTTATGACTACCTGGCAGTCCGGGCCATTCAGCATCCACTTTCTCTGGGGAAAATCTCGCTGGCTTCCTTTACCGGTTTTGTCACCAGCTACAATTTCGGCGCCCTGCTGGGAGGAACCTCGGTTCGCTATCGACTCTATTCCGCCTGGGGTCTGACGGCGATGGAAATCCTGCAGCTGATACTCATGCTGGGAACGACCTACTGGGTCGGCGTGTTTGCGCTGGCCGGGGTCGTTTTTCTTTCCCGTCCTTTCCCGATCCCCGCATCGTTACACCTTCCCTTTTCCAGTGTTCAACCACTGGGAGGAATTTTACTGGCTGTTGCGATTGTTTATGCCTCGCTGACACTTATCCGCAAATCACCCATCCGGGTCAAAGGCATTGAACTACGTCTGCCCAGCACCAGGATGACCTTATTACAGCTGGCCGTCTCGGCGGGAGACCTGCTACTGGTTGCCGCGATCGTGTATACCCTGCTCGCGCATAACCTCACCATTGGCTACGGCGAGTTTCTGGGTATCTTCCTGATGGCAACAGTGACGGTGGTACTTTCCCATGTACCAGGAGGAGTCGGCGTCTTTGAACTGGTAATTCTCACACTCGTCGCCTCCCCTTCCTCGGCTCAAATCCTGGCGGGGTTACTGGTCTTTCGGGTGATTTACTACCTGATCCCCCTGTTTTTCGCCGTAATTTTAATGGGCCTTCATGAGCTCTCCCTCAATCGCGGCCTGGCACAACGTACGCTGCAGCAGGCGAATCGCTGGTCGGCGGCAATCGCCCCCCTGATTCTTTCCTGGTGCACGCTGCTGGCGGGGGCAGTCCTGCTCTTTTCTGGTGCTACGCCCATCGTCACAGCCCGCCTGGGATACCTGCAGCAAACGCTCCCTCTGCCCCTGGTCGAGATTTCACACTTCCTGGGGAGCCTGATTGGTGCGGCCCTGCTGGTCCTGGCCCGGGGACTCCAGCGGCGACTCGATTCGGCCTGGTGGCTGATTACCGGCCTACTCAGCCTGGGGATCCTGGTCTCTCTGCTGAAAGGCTTCGACTATGAAGAAGCGATTCTGCTCGGCATCATTCTACTGGCCCTGCTCCTCAGCCGACGACAGTATTATCGCAAGGGAACCCTGATTCACGACCGCTTCAGTCTTCCCTGGGCGGCTACCATCCTGAGCATCGTCCTCTGTTCCCTCTGGCTCGGACTGTTTGCCTATCGGAACATCGAATATTCCCACGAACTCTGGTGGGCGTTTACAATCAAGGGGGACGCTTCACGTTTTATGCGGGGCAGCATCGGCGCGATCTCAGTAGTGTTGCTCTTCTCCTTTGCGAAATTAACCTCCGCCCAGCGTCCCCAGGCACACCCGCCGACCACGGACGAACTGGCACTGGTCAGGCAACTCGTGACAGCTTCACCAGTCACGTCTACACGGCTGGCATTACTGGGAGATAAATCCCTGCTGTTCAATCCACAGCAGACGGCGTTCATTATGTATGGCATCCAGAAACGGTCCTGGATCAGCCTGGGAGATCCAGTCGGGGCCGAAGCGGACCGGGCCGAACTGGTCTGGCAGTTTCGCGAACTCGTGGACCTCTACGATGGCTGGCCCGTCTTCTACCAGATCAGACCGGAAAACCTCTCGATTTATCTCGACCAGGGACTGACCATCCTCAAACTGGGGGAAGAGGCACGGGTCCCTTTAACCGAGTTTGAACTCTCCGGTGGTAAACGACGAAAGCTCCGTCAGGCGATCAATCACTGTGAACAGGCAGAATGTGAATTCACCATCATCCCCAGGGAGCAGGTTCCTGCCATCCTTCCGGAACTGAAGCGGATCTCTGATGACTGGCTGCAGTCTAAGAGTACGAAGGAAAAAGGGTTTTCCCTCGGTTACTTTGACGAAACCTATCTGTCGCAGTTCCCGATTGCTGTAGTGAAACAACGGGGAACGATCATTGCTTTCACCAATATTCTGGAAGGCGCTGACAAAGAAGAACTCTCAGCCGATTTGATGCGTTACGATCAGACAGCGCCCCCGGGTGTGATGGAATATCTGTTTGTGAAACTGATGCTCTGGGGACAGACTGAAGGTTATGCCTGGTTCAATTTCGGCATGGCTCCCCTTTCCGGGATCGAAAGTCGTCCGCTGTCCCCCGTCTGGAACCGGACGGCAAACTTGATCTTCCGCTATGGCGATCATTTCTACCGCTTTGAAGGTCTGCGCAGCTACAAAGAAAAATTCGATCCGGTCTGGACTCCCAAGTACCTGGCAGCGCCCGGCGGACTGGCACTACCTCAGATATTACGAGACCTGGTTGCCCTGATTAGTAAACCCCACACTGATTCGATCCGGAGATCGCACGATGGACCACTGGGATAA